DNA from Streptosporangiales bacterium:
ACCAGCCCCGGCGGGAACACCCGCGTGAGCACCCCGACCGAGACCAGGTCCGACAACCGACGATCCGAGGACGGCTTCTTCCACCCAGCACGAGGCATATCACCAAACTACACCGTCCAACGCTAACTGAACGGTATTGCGCGTAGCCGGGGTCGATCAGCAGGTGGTAGCCGTCGTGCTCGAGTAGGTAGCCGCTGCACGGCTGGTCCGCGGACGGCCACGCGCCCGCGCCGCCGAGCACGGTGAACCTCATGCCAGCGCCTCCCGCAGCGGGTCCGCCAGCCGCTCCGGCAGCACCCGACGCACCTGGACATCGTCGCAGCCCACCCAGCGGGCCGCCTCGCGCAGCGCGGTTGCCGCCGGACGGACCGCCGCCGCGCGCTCGAGCGAGACCTGCTGCGCCATTAGGGCGCTGCCGTCCCTGGCCGGGTCGACCCTGCCCACCAGCTGTCCGCCGCTGAGCAGCGGCATCGCGAAGTACCCGTGGACGCGCTTCGGCTGCGGTACGTACGCCTCCAGCCGGTGCGTGAAACCGAACAGCCGCTCGGTGCGGTCGCGGTGCCAGATCAGCGAGTCGAACGGGGACAGCAGCGTGGTGCGGCACCGGCCGGTGACCGGCTCGGCGAGCGCCGCCGGGTCCGCCCAGCTCGGCCCGCGCCAGCCCTCGACCTCGACGGGCACCAGGCCGGTGCCCTCGATCACCTGGTCGACCTGGTCGTTCCTGATCCGCACGTAGTCGGCCAGGTCGCCTCGGGTGGCGACCCCCATCGCCTGCCCGGCCTGCGCGACCAGCCTGGTCAGGCACACGTCGTCCGGTTCGTCGCGGTACAGCTCGCCGGGCACGGTGTGCTCGGCGAGGTCGTACACCCGCCGCCAGCCGCGGCGCTCCACGCAGACCGCCTCACCGATGTCGAGCAGCCACTCGATGGCGATCTTCACGTCCGACCAGTCCCACCACGGCCCGCCGTTCTTGGCGCCGCCGAGGTCGGTGGTGGTCAGCGGCCCTTCGGCGCGCAGCCGGGCCCGCACCTCGGTGAGCGTCTTCTTCGGCACGTGGTGCCAGCGGTGTCCGCGGCGCTTCCTGGCGCGGCGGCGGAACGCGTAGTACGGCCACTCGGTCAGCGGCAGGATGCACGCGGCGTGCGACCAGTACTCGAAGGTGCGCGGCGGCCTGGACCAGTACGCGCGCTCCACCCGGCGCCGGCCGACGGCGCCGAGCCGGGCGTACGGCACCAGCTCGTGCGAGCGGGCGAGCACCGAGATGGTGTCCAGCTGGACGGCGCCGAGCCTGGCCAGCACGGCCGCCGTGCCACCGGGCTGTCGCGGGCCGTACAGACCCTGGGCGCGGATGGCCAGCCGGCGGGCGTCCGCGATGTCGAGACTGGTCGTGGGGCGGGCGGCTGGGGCGGAGGTCACGCCGCCGAGCGTACGATCCGCCGCCGACAGTGCTCCAGCTACGCGGTGGTGGCGCCGCTGTCGCGGCCCGCCGGCTCCCCGGCGTCCTCGATCGGCTGGGAGGCGTCGACCTCGGGGGCGTCCCCCGGGATCTTCGGCGTGAGCTCGGCACTGGTGTCCGCGGACCTGGTGACCTCGTGCTTGATCGGGCTCACGTGCGGGTCCGCGTCCGCCTGGTGCAGCGGGTCGAGCTGGACGTCGGCGAAGATGTCGATCGCCACCGCCAGGATGCCGCCCACCGCGACGATGCCGAACGACACCCAGAACAGCCACCAGGTGCCCAGGATGAGGGCCAGGCCGCCGAGCGTGAACCCGCCGATGATGATGACGACGGCCAGCCACGACACCGCGCGGCCGCGATTGTGCCCGCCTTCAGCCATCTCAGCTCCACCCGATGCTCGGTTGTTGGCTCGCCAGGAGAACGGTCGAAACCGTCACCGAGGTCAGTATGCCGTGTCGCTCCCGCGCGCGCTCGGTACCCCTGGGAGTGTGGCCTGCGCAACATCGGAACCCGACCGCGGTATCCACCGTCCGCCGCGGCGTGGTCTGATGGAACATAGCGACCTTTACCATGGTCGGACGAGGGGAACGACGACGTGGGTACTCCTGGCCGTCCCAGCTCCCCGGTCACTTCCGCGCGCCAGCTGAGGAGCATGCACCAGTGCCGGTACTGATCGACAAGATCCTTCGCGTCGGCGAGGGCAGGCAGGTTAAGCGGCTACGCAAGCTCGCCGACGACGTGCTCTCGATCGAGTCCGACTACGAGGAGATGTCGGACGCCGAGCTGCGCGAGGAGACCGACAAGTTCAAGGAGCGGTACGCCGACGGCGAGGACATCGACCTCGACGGCGCCCTGATCAGGGAGGCGTTCGCCGTCGTGCGCGAGGCCGCCAGCCGCACCCTGGAGCAGCGGCACTATCGCGTCCAGCTGATGGGCGGTGGCGCGCTGCACCTGGGCAACGTCGCTGAGATGAAGACCGGTGAGGGCAAGACCCTGGTCTCCACCCTGCCGGCGTACCTGAACGCGATCACCGGCAACGGCGTGCACATCGTCACGGTCAACGACTACCTGGCCAAGCGCGACGCCGAGTGGATGGGCCGGGTGCACCAGTTCCTCGGCCTCGAGGTCGACGTGGTGCTGCCCGAGATGAACCCCGCGCGGCGGAAGCAGGCGTACCAGGCCGACATCACGTACGGCACGAACAGCGAGTTCGGCTTCGACTACCTGCGCGACAACATGGCCGGCTCGCTCGACGAGCTGGTGCAGCGCGGCCACAGCTTCGCCATCGTGGACGAGGTCGACTCCATCCTCATCGACGAGGCGCGCACCCCGTTGATCATCAGCGGCGCGGCCAGCTCGACCACCAAGTGGTACGGCGAGTTCGCGAAGATCGCGCCCCGGCTGCGCCGCGACCAGGACTACGAGGTGGACGAGAAGAAGCAGAGCGTCGGCGTCCTCGAGTCCGGCGTGGAGAAGGTCGAGGACTACCTCGGCATCGACAACCTCTACGACGCCGGTAACTCCATGCTGGTCAGCTTCCTCAACAACGCGATCCGCGCGAAGGAGCTGTACCGCAAGGACAAGGAGTACGTGATCGCCGACGGCGAGGTACGTATCGTCGACGAGTTCACCGGCCGCATCCTGTACGGCAGGCGCTACAACGAGGGCCTGCACCAGGCGATCGAGGCCAAGGAAGGCGTCGACATCCAGCAGGAGAACCAGACGCTGGCCACGATCACGCTGCAGAACTACTTCCGGATGTACGACAAGCTGTCCGGCATGACCGGTACGGCCATGACCGAGGCGAACGAGTTCCTGAAGACGTACAAGCTCGGCGTGGTACCGATCCCGACGAACAAGCCGATGATCCGCGAGGACCAGCGCGACGTCGTCTACAAGATCGAGGAAGCGAAGTTCGACGCGATCGCCGACGACATCGAGGAGCGCTACGAGGCCGGGCAGCCGGTCCTGGTCGGCACCACGAGCGTAGAGAAGTCCGAGTACCTCGCCCGGCTGCTGAAGCGGCGCGGCATCGCGCACGAGGTGCTGAACGCGAAGTACCACGAGAAGGAAGCGGCG
Protein-coding regions in this window:
- a CDS encoding winged helix-turn-helix domain-containing protein; the protein is MTSAPAARPTTSLDIADARRLAIRAQGLYGPRQPGGTAAVLARLGAVQLDTISVLARSHELVPYARLGAVGRRRVERAYWSRPPRTFEYWSHAACILPLTEWPYYAFRRRARKRRGHRWHHVPKKTLTEVRARLRAEGPLTTTDLGGAKNGGPWWDWSDVKIAIEWLLDIGEAVCVERRGWRRVYDLAEHTVPGELYRDEPDDVCLTRLVAQAGQAMGVATRGDLADYVRIRNDQVDQVIEGTGLVPVEVEGWRGPSWADPAALAEPVTGRCRTTLLSPFDSLIWHRDRTERLFGFTHRLEAYVPQPKRVHGYFAMPLLSGGQLVGRVDPARDGSALMAQQVSLERAAAVRPAATALREAARWVGCDDVQVRRVLPERLADPLREALA
- the secA gene encoding preprotein translocase subunit SecA, which codes for MPVLIDKILRVGEGRQVKRLRKLADDVLSIESDYEEMSDAELREETDKFKERYADGEDIDLDGALIREAFAVVREAASRTLEQRHYRVQLMGGGALHLGNVAEMKTGEGKTLVSTLPAYLNAITGNGVHIVTVNDYLAKRDAEWMGRVHQFLGLEVDVVLPEMNPARRKQAYQADITYGTNSEFGFDYLRDNMAGSLDELVQRGHSFAIVDEVDSILIDEARTPLIISGAASSTTKWYGEFAKIAPRLRRDQDYEVDEKKQSVGVLESGVEKVEDYLGIDNLYDAGNSMLVSFLNNAIRAKELYRKDKEYVIADGEVRIVDEFTGRILYGRRYNEGLHQAIEAKEGVDIQQENQTLATITLQNYFRMYDKLSGMTGTAMTEANEFLKTYKLGVVPIPTNKPMIREDQRDVVYKIEEAKFDAIADDIEERYEAGQPVLVGTTSVEKSEYLARLLKRRGIAHEVLNAKYHEKEAAIVAKAGRKGAVTVATNMAGRGTDIMLGGSPEFEADLELHKQGLSPLETPEEYEEAYPETLEKWKGKLKEEQEEVVELGGLYVLGSERHESRRIDNQLRGRSGRQGDPGESRFYLSLEDELMRRFNAAAVDTVMTRFNIPDDVPIESKMVTKSIESAQGKVEQQNSEIRKNVLKYDDVMNRQREVVYEERRKVLEGADLSDQIDGMIDDVIDGYIAGETESNLPEDWDLEKLWKALKTLYPISITIEDLEDEADGREGLAPELIGERVKEDVHEAYETREEELGEKNMRNLERAVLLEVFDTKWREHLYEMDYLKEGIGMRAMAQRDPLIEFQREGFDLFEQMMNAIKEETVGRIFNTEIEFVDASGQPVAAADVLDAGAGVDAEDAAEDEDDERPRMRGKGLGKVKRPEALSYTKPTLDGDSSGEAVATTSDNADDPYAGTSRNAPCPCGSGRKFKRCHGDPKNRS